Within Clostridia bacterium, the genomic segment CGCCTCCGGGCCCGGTCTCACTGGCGGCTTGCGTGGCTTACCCAAGCCGCCTTGCGGCAGCACCCCCGGCACGCTGCATTTCTCCAGTCCATCCCTGCTTATACTACTAAGAATCTAGGGCCGAGATGCTAGCGCCAACCCGATAGTCCCTATGCAGAGCCAATGGTTGGCAAGCATTGGGCCAGGGCACCGGGTATCTCCTCGATTATCCGATCAATCCTGGTGGCCGGGGTGGGCCGGGCTCGCTGGCCGGCTGCCCGGTTGGCTTGAGCCGCAAGCCAAGCAGCTGCTTGCGGGGCCAACCCGCCGTGTATCAGAGCTGCTACCATTCCGGTTATGGTATCGCCGGTTCCGCCTATACATTCCAGCACTGGCAGGTCGGGCTCACCGATGGTAGCCAGGATCTGCCCGTCTTTGGCAATATGATCTACTGCTCCCTTGACCAGGAGCACCCGGGCGGCTCCCTTTTGCCGGTAGGCCTGGTCTATCAATTGGGGAACTTGGCCGATGTCAGTGTCGAAGAGGTGCTGGTTGATATAAGCCGGGTGGACCGCCTCAGGATCGGCCAAAAAAGCCATCTCAGTAGCATCGGGGGTAAACACATCAAAAGTGGAAGCCAATCCGGCCGCCTTGGCCGCATACATGGCGCCGGCGTCGGCGACCAGGGTGGGCCGGGCGGACAAGCGATCAATGGCGTCGATTAGCTCTCGCATTAATTGGATGTCTGGCAAGCAGTAATGCAGAGCTAAGACCTGCGGGGTTAGACGCCCCAGATTCTCGATGAGATAGTGGTAGATCTGCCTGCTTCCCTGGCCGGAACCGATGTCGCCGGCCAAGAGCACCTGAGGGGCCTCCAACCCCAGATGCTTACTGGTGACCAAGGCAGCGTTGACCATGGCGGTGGTTCCTTGGGCGCAGGGCAAGGCATGGCCGTCGACCACTAATGATTGGCCGTCAGCGGCTACCGGACCTGTGATCAAGGGAAGGTCGGGCAAGGGCACAGTGCCAACAATAAGGAGCATCTAGTGCCCTCCCTTCCAAAGGGTTTTGGCTTCTTCCCAAGCCCGATCCAGCATCAGGGCGCACAAGGTGAACCCGATGTCCTCGGGGCGCGGAGCCT encodes:
- a CDS encoding sugar kinase, yielding MLLIVGTVPLPDLPLITGPVAADGQSLVVDGHALPCAQGTTAMVNAALVTSKHLGLEAPQVLLAGDIGSGQGSRQIYHYLIENLGRLTPQVLALHYCLPDIQLMRELIDAIDRLSARPTLVADAGAMYAAKAAGLASTFDVFTPDATEMAFLADPEAVHPAYINQHLFDTDIGQVPQLIDQAYRQKGAARVLLVKGAVDHIAKDGQILATIGEPDLPVLECIGGTGDTITGMVAALIHGGLAPQAAAWLAAQANRAAGQRARPTPATRIDRIIEEIPGALAQCLPTIGSA